Genomic window (Pradoshia sp. D12):
GAGCATTTGTTGAGCTGCCCGAGGGTTCAACAGGACTTGTCCACATCAGTGAGGTTGCTGATAATTATGTAAAAGATATTAATGATCACCTAAAAGTGGGAGATCAAGTTGAAGTAAAAGTCATAAATGTAGAGAAAGATGGCAAAATCGGTCTTTCTATAAAAAAAGCTGTTGAGAAGAAGGAGAGCGAACAACCTGCGCAATCATCTTATCAACAACGACCTCGTTATAACAGAGGAAACGATTCACGTGGTGGAAGAAATGACTCTCGGGGAGGAAGAGGAGGACATGATTCCAGACCGCCGCGAGAAAGCTTCGAACAAAAAATGGCCCGCTTCTTGAAAGATAGTGAAGAGCGTATGTCATCTCTTAAGAGGAACACAGAATCCAAACGAGGTGGCAGAGGCGGAAGACGCGGCTAAACCTTGCTGCTGAAACAAAATGGCAATTTATATAACAGACCAACATCAGTTGTTGGTCTGTTTTTGTTTTTTACATTTGATTATCAATTGATATAGGGATTATATGGCATAGATAGGGTAGTATAATCCTGCTGTTTAAAGGATTTGACTAGAATGAGCATGTCAGTAAATGTTGTTCATTTAAAAATCAATAAAGCCATCATGTTAAAAATGTTTGATTGTTGAGTGTTCTTATAGATGGAATAGTATGAAGTGATAAATCTAGAAGAGTTATATTCTTTATAAACACAAAAAAACCAGGGATATATCCCTGGTTTTTTGTATAGATGACCCCTACGGGATTCGAACCCGTGTTACCGCCGTGAAAGGGCGGTGTCTTAACCGCTTGACCAAGGGGCCTCAAAATAGCGGCGGAGGGGATCGAACCCCCGACCTTACGGGTATGAACCGTACGCTCTAGCCAGCTGAGCTACACCGCCATAATCAAATATACTTTTAAACACAAAAATTATCTTACAATCTAGTAAATACTTTGTCAATGGTTTAAATATTTTAGCCAATAATTAGAATATTACATTTAAATAAGTATCTATTTCTTCTATCTTCTAGCCTTTCCTACAAAGTAGTTTAATAAAATATTCTCCTTTATGATTCCTTCGATAACCTTTGTGTTTTCTTCTGCCCATTCACATGGAATGCCGTCGAACACTTTATAAAAACTCATCCTCCGTTCTGACAAATTTAGGATTATATCCCCTTTATAATAAAAGACAATCACCTGTTAGGGAGTGGTAATGTGGATAAAACACAAAGTACAATGTATGGATCGGTAACGGATGTTCAATATGATGCTGGCAAATGGAATCCTACTCAATTAGTGGACAAGTATGTAACGAAGCTAGAGGATTACTTCGTGAAACAAGGATATATATTAGTAGTTTTGGGATTTCTCCTGGGAAGGGCGCTTATCCTTTCACAGTTGGCTCCTTTTTCTCTCCCATTCTTTGCAGCAGTATACATGATGAGGCGGGAACGTTCTCCGCTTGTTATGGTCGCCTCAATAGGAGGTGCGTTAACAATCTCCTGGTCAGCAGGTTTAAGTTTATTTGCTTCATGTGCCTTATTCCTCCTCTTATATAAGCTAAGACAGCCATCAGTGGAGAATCAATTTAAAGTTGTTGGTGTATATGTTTTAATAGCCATGGGAATTGCAGGAGCAACGGAACGCTATTTGAAATATATGAAGTTTGAGATATACGATGCCATGATGATCGGTGTTGAAGCAGGTTTAGCTCTTATTCTTACCATGATTTTTATTCAATGTATCCCACTGATTGCTATGAAAAAAAGTCCACAGGGACTAAGGACAGAGGAAGTTATCAGTTTGATTATCATGCTGGCCTCTGTTATGACCGGTACGATCGGCTGGTCGATTTATCATATATCTCTTGATCATACATTGAGCAGATACTTAGTTCTCCTTTTTGCAGTCTCTGGAGGAGCCTCAATTGGATCGACAGTAGGAGTGGTAACTGGTTTAATATTCAGTCTGGCCAATCTGAGCAACCTTTTCCAGATGAGCTTATTGGCCTTCTCTGGTTTACTAGGAGGCCTTCTTAAAGAAGGGAAAAAAATAGGGGCATCATTAGGTTTAATAATTGCCACATTATTAATTGGCCTTTATGGGGAAGGGAGTCAAAATATATCAGTAACTCTATATGAATCTTTATTGGCTATTGCTTTATTTTTTATGACCCCTGCTACCCTTATTTCAAAAGTAGCCAAACATATTCCTGGAACAGCAGAGCATACGAATGAACAGCAACGTTATGTCAGGAGGGTCAGAGATGTTACTGCGCAAAGAGTGAATCAATTTTCATCTGTTTTCCAGGCTTTATCGAATAGTTTTTCACAGATGGAGGAACAAACAACGAAGGAGGTAGAAAAGGAACGTGAGTTGGATTATTTTCTTAGCAATGTGACTGAAAAAACATGCCAGACCTGTTTCAAAAAGGATCATTGCTGGGCGAAGAATTTTGATTATACGTATGGAATGATGGGAGAGTTGGTTGAGAGTTTACAGGACGAGTCCGGGCAAGTTCCGCAGGCCACGCAGAGAGAATGGAAACGGTTCTGTACAAGATATGATAAAGTGACGGAGGCGATGCTTCAGGAGATCTCTTATTACAATGCAAACCAAAAATTAAAAAAACAAGTGAGAGAAAGTAGAAAGCTCGTGGCAGATCAACTCCAGGGAGTTTCAAAGGTAATGGAGGACTTTGCTAAGGAGATTACAAAAGAACGCGAAAATCTCCATATTCATGAAGAACAATTACTGGATTCCATACGGGGGTTCGGTTTGGATATCCACCAAATAGAAATTTATTCCCTGGAACAAGGGAATGTTGATATAGATATGCAAATCCCAGATTGCGAGGGAAGTGGTGTAGGTGAGAAATTAATTGGCCCCATGCTCTCAGATATATTGGAAGAGCATATCATTGTTTACAAAGAAGAGTGCAGTTCGTTTCAGGGAGGTTTATGCCGCTTAACATTCCGTTCTGCCAAACGCTACACAGTAGAAACTGGTGTAGCCCATGCTGCAAAGGGAGGAGGGCTTGTATCAGGGGACAGTTACACCATGATTGACATCGGAAAAGGGAAGCATGCGATTGCCATTAGTGATGGCATGGGAAATGGAGAAAGGGCCCATAATGAAAGCTCAGAAACCTTAGGGCTACTGCAAAAAATACTAGAGTCTGGAATAGAGGAAAAGGTAGCTATTAAATCGATTAACTCGATTCTCTCATTGCGGACTACAGATGAAATCTTTTCAACACTTGACTTATCGATGATTGATTTGCAGGATGCGAGTGTGAAATTTTTAAAAGTGGGTTCAACTCCAAGCTTTATAAAGAGAGGGCAGCAGGTTACGAAAATCCAATCTAATAACTTGCCAATTGGTATTATCAAAGAATTTGATGTGGATGTGGTTCATGACCAATTAAAGGCCGGTGACCTTTTAATTATGATGAGTGATGGAATATTTGAGGGGCCAAAACATGTAGAAAATTATGAAGCATGGATGATTAGAAAGATTAGAGAAATCGGGACTGACAGGCCACAGGAAATAGCTGATATTATTCTCGAGGAGGTAATCAGGACAAGCTCAGGAAAAATTGAAGATGATATGACAATTGTCGTCGCACAAATCAATCATAATATTCCAAAATGGACAAGTATACCTGTCGGTGCCAAGAAGAAAAAAGCTCAATAATAATATCCTCCTAATCGTATAAAGCGCCTATATATAGGCGAAGATGGAAATAATAATAGCGGTATAGGAGGATGATGAAATGAAGACAGGTACAGTTAAACAAATATTATTGCTGACAGACGGCTGCTCCAATCAGGGAGAGAGCCCGACAGCGATGGCTGCACTAGCACGTGAGGAAGGAATTACTGTAAATGTAATTGGTGTTATGGATAAGGACATTATAGACGAGGGGGGAATGCAAGAGATTGAGAATATAGCATCATCTGGTGCTGGCATTCATCAAATCGTCTATGCTGAGCAATTATCACAAACTGTACAAATGGTCACTAGGAAGGCAATGAACCAAACGATACAGGGCGTAGTGAATAAAGAGCTTCAGCAAATATTGGGGAATCATATCACTATGGAAGAATTACCACCTGATAAACGCGGCGAGGTAATGGAGGTAGTGGAGGATCTGGGAGAAAAAGTAAAAATGGAGGTTCTTGTATTGGTTGATACAAGTGCCAGTATGAAGCATAAGCTGCCAACGGTTAAAGAGGCGCTTATAGATTTGTCTATAAGTCTAAATGCGAGAAGTGGTGAAAATCAGTTCTCAGTTTTTATATTTCCCGGGAAAAGAACCGAAGTGGAAAGAGTAATGGATTGGAGTCCTAGACTTGAATCTCTTTCTAAAATTTTCGCCAAATTAACGACTGGAGGGATTACCCCGACTGGTCCGGCTATTCGTGAGGCCATTAAGTATTTTAATAAAGAGTCTTCTATAAGGAGAATAGTAGGCGACGATGATCAATACTTCGAAGAAACCATGTAGCTTCCCAATTGGATCAGTAATCAGGGGCAAATGGCATCATAAGAGTTATATCATTCGAAAAGAATTAGGGTATGGCGCTAATGGAATTGTTTACCTCGCAGATTCTTCGGATGGATCAGTAGCAATCAAGTTTAGTGATAACAGTGCTACTATTGCTGCAGAAGTAAATGTATTAAAATCATTTGCAAAGGTCCAGGGAATATCCCTAGGACCTTATTTGATAGATGTGGATGATTGTATAGGGAGTGGAAAAATTATTCCTTTCTACGTGATGGAGTATATTTCCGGAGATTCCTTTCTAACGTTTGTGCAAAAAAGAAGTTCAGATTGGCTTGGTGTACTCATGCTGCAGCTTCTAAACAGCCTTGAGGAAATGCATAAGCTAGGATGGGTTTTTGGGGATTTAAAACCTGAAAACTTGATAGTACAATTACCCGATTTTAAAGTCCGTTTTATAGATGTAGGAGGAACCACGCAAATCGGTCGTGCGATTAAAGAATACACTGAGTATTTTGACCGGGGATATTGGGAGCTGGGGGGCAGAAGAGCAGAGCCATCATATGATTTATTTGCGCTCGCTATGATAGTGATCAATGCAGCCTATCAAAAAAGGTTTAATAAAAACGGAGAAGGAATTAACCAATTAAAGGAATTGGTGAAAAACAAGCAGGAACTCAGAGAGTTGGAGTCCATTCTTTTAAAAGCTTTGAAGGGTCATTACATAACGGCAACTGATATGAAAAAGGAAGTCATATCTCATTTACACACAAAACAAACCGCTACCCGCACCGCTGTAAAAAAGAATACTCCAGTTAACACCAGTCGAGTACAGATGAGGAAACGAAAATCCAATGATAAAAGCAGTTTCTTTGAAACGTTTTTTTTAGTTGCTATCATTACTTTGCTTTATGCATTTTATATGTTTGGTCAAGTTGTATAAGTTCACAACAAATACAAACAATAACGCTGTCTCTACCGTTTTTTTTTGAAAGATAATTTTTGGATTCCATTTGTAAGAGTGGTACGATAATAATTAATTGAAAGCAACGGTAGAAAGGAATATTTATGTTAGAGGCGAAAGTGACTGCTTATATTAATAAAAAACAATTGATTAATCATAATGACACGATTTTGGTTGGTGTTTCCGGTGGGCCGGATTCATTGGCATTGCTTGCTTATTTAAATAGCATAAAAAAATCCTATAATCTAACCCTTGTGGTTGCCCATGTAGATCATATGTTCAGAGGTGAAGAATCATTTGAGGAGTATTTATTTGTAGAAAAAATATGTGAGGAATGGGGAATCCCATTTGAAGGAAGTCGGATAGATGTCCCAAAATATATTAAAGATACAGGTAAAAATCCACAACAGGCATCCAGAGATTGTCGATATGCATTTTATAGGGATATAATGGAAAAGTATGCGGCGCAAAAATTAGCTCTTGCTCATCATAAGGATGATCAAGCGGAGTCAGTCTTAATGAACCTTATTAGAGGGACTTCTGGGATGGCGAGGATTGGAATTCCTCTGAAAAGATTATTCGGGGGTGGATGGATCATACGTCCTTTTCTTGCTGTTACAAGAGAAGATATTCTGGAATATTGTACAGAGATGAATCTCAACCCACGCATAGATCCGAGTAATGAAAAGGATATTTATACCCGAAATCGATTCCGCAAATACATATTACCGATGATAAAAA
Coding sequences:
- a CDS encoding S1 domain-containing RNA-binding protein; the encoded protein is MSIEVGSKLQGKVTGITNFGAFVELPEGSTGLVHISEVADNYVKDINDHLKVGDQVEVKVINVEKDGKIGLSIKKAVEKKESEQPAQSSYQQRPRYNRGNDSRGGRNDSRGGRGGHDSRPPRESFEQKMARFLKDSEERMSSLKRNTESKRGGRGGRRG
- the spoIIE gene encoding stage II sporulation protein E, which encodes MDKTQSTMYGSVTDVQYDAGKWNPTQLVDKYVTKLEDYFVKQGYILVVLGFLLGRALILSQLAPFSLPFFAAVYMMRRERSPLVMVASIGGALTISWSAGLSLFASCALFLLLYKLRQPSVENQFKVVGVYVLIAMGIAGATERYLKYMKFEIYDAMMIGVEAGLALILTMIFIQCIPLIAMKKSPQGLRTEEVISLIIMLASVMTGTIGWSIYHISLDHTLSRYLVLLFAVSGGASIGSTVGVVTGLIFSLANLSNLFQMSLLAFSGLLGGLLKEGKKIGASLGLIIATLLIGLYGEGSQNISVTLYESLLAIALFFMTPATLISKVAKHIPGTAEHTNEQQRYVRRVRDVTAQRVNQFSSVFQALSNSFSQMEEQTTKEVEKERELDYFLSNVTEKTCQTCFKKDHCWAKNFDYTYGMMGELVESLQDESGQVPQATQREWKRFCTRYDKVTEAMLQEISYYNANQKLKKQVRESRKLVADQLQGVSKVMEDFAKEITKERENLHIHEEQLLDSIRGFGLDIHQIEIYSLEQGNVDIDMQIPDCEGSGVGEKLIGPMLSDILEEHIIVYKEECSSFQGGLCRLTFRSAKRYTVETGVAHAAKGGGLVSGDSYTMIDIGKGKHAIAISDGMGNGERAHNESSETLGLLQKILESGIEEKVAIKSINSILSLRTTDEIFSTLDLSMIDLQDASVKFLKVGSTPSFIKRGQQVTKIQSNNLPIGIIKEFDVDVVHDQLKAGDLLIMMSDGIFEGPKHVENYEAWMIRKIREIGTDRPQEIADIILEEVIRTSSGKIEDDMTIVVAQINHNIPKWTSIPVGAKKKKAQ
- a CDS encoding VWA domain-containing protein encodes the protein MKTGTVKQILLLTDGCSNQGESPTAMAALAREEGITVNVIGVMDKDIIDEGGMQEIENIASSGAGIHQIVYAEQLSQTVQMVTRKAMNQTIQGVVNKELQQILGNHITMEELPPDKRGEVMEVVEDLGEKVKMEVLVLVDTSASMKHKLPTVKEALIDLSISLNARSGENQFSVFIFPGKRTEVERVMDWSPRLESLSKIFAKLTTGGITPTGPAIREAIKYFNKESSIRRIVGDDDQYFEETM
- a CDS encoding protein kinase domain-containing protein, with amino-acid sequence MINTSKKPCSFPIGSVIRGKWHHKSYIIRKELGYGANGIVYLADSSDGSVAIKFSDNSATIAAEVNVLKSFAKVQGISLGPYLIDVDDCIGSGKIIPFYVMEYISGDSFLTFVQKRSSDWLGVLMLQLLNSLEEMHKLGWVFGDLKPENLIVQLPDFKVRFIDVGGTTQIGRAIKEYTEYFDRGYWELGGRRAEPSYDLFALAMIVINAAYQKRFNKNGEGINQLKELVKNKQELRELESILLKALKGHYITATDMKKEVISHLHTKQTATRTAVKKNTPVNTSRVQMRKRKSNDKSSFFETFFLVAIITLLYAFYMFGQVV